One genomic window of Oncorhynchus clarkii lewisi isolate Uvic-CL-2024 chromosome 5, UVic_Ocla_1.0, whole genome shotgun sequence includes the following:
- the LOC139409235 gene encoding deoxyhypusine hydroxylase → MASEQEVAAVGKILVNPKQDLTTRFRALFTLRNVGGPEAIEWISQTFVDDSALLKHELAYCLGQMQDERAIPTLETVLKDTTQEPMVRHEAGEALGAIGNLEVLDILKEYSEDPVIEVAETCQLAVRRLEWLTSGGDQNGEEGTDGNPYCSVDPAPPAQSKTVPELRTQLLDESLPLFERYRAMFALRNLGTEEAVLALGDGLQCSSALFRHEIGYVLGQIQHPASIPQLQAALELDGENAMVRHECAEALGSIGKEECMKILERYRKDTERVVKESCEVALDMLEYENGTQFQYADGLLRLQGEQ, encoded by the exons ATGGCAAGTGAGCAGGAGGTGGCAGCAGTGGGAAAAATTCTGGTCAACCCAAAGCAGGACCTGACAACACGGTTCAGAGCACTCTTCACTCTGCGTAACGTGGGTGGACCAGAGGCAATAGAATGGATCAGTCAGACTTTTGTGGATGACTCTGCTCTGTTGAAACATGAGTTGGCATATTGCCTGGGTCAAATGCAGGATGAGAGAGCCATCCCCACGCTAGAGACTGTTCTGAAAGACACAACACAGGAGCCTATGGTCAGGCATGAAGCAG gggAAGCATTAGGAGCTATTGGGAACCTCGAGGTCCTTGACATACTGAAAGAGTACTCTGAGGACCCAGTCATCGAG GTGGCAGAGACGTGCCAGTTGGCTGTCAGGCGGCTGGAGTGGCTGACATCTGGTGGGGACCAGAACGGAGAGGAGGGCACCGACGGAAACCCTTACTGTTCTGTGGACCCTGCTCCCCCAGCCCAGAGTAAGACTGTCCCTGAGCTGAGGACACAACTCCTGGATGAGAGCCTGCCGCTGTTTGAGCGCTACAGGGCCATGTTTGCCCTCCGCAACCTGGGCACCGAGGAGGCTGTCCTGGCTCtaggagatg GTCTTCAGTGTAGCAGTGCCTTGTTCCGCCATGAGATTGGCTACGTCCTGGGTCAGATCCAGCATCCAGCCAGCATCCCCCAGCTGCAGGCAGCTCTGGAGCTGGACGGGGAGAATGCCATGGTGAGGCATGAGTGTGCAGAGGCCCTGGGATCCATTGGCAAGGAGGAGTGTATGAAGATCCTGGAGCGCTACAGGAAAGACACAGAGCGCGTGGTGAAGGAGAGCTGTGAGGTAGCCCTGGACATGCTGGAGTATGAGAACGGCACACAGTTCCAGTACGCTGACGGACTACTACGACTGCAAGGGGAGCAGTGA